One part of the Arachidicoccus terrestris genome encodes these proteins:
- a CDS encoding Ig-like domain-containing protein, whose protein sequence is MKKVMLFIWGILMGFSMLQAQTKTTSWLIDFGPVGNTQNCRPTASPDKDGLFWNNFTGSNNGASLPLLDSKGEQSSLTVTTVQSFIVNAGDLMGPTADNDHLDELGIGTASMDFFFAQNSKPSLKITGLDPNLGYVFYLYGSRLTDETRITTYTLTGGNACTGDLQTSGKDLEGIGKNGNLNKVFKTPMLFADRNGTILLEMQNRVSAFGYLNALKLEAYQDAKVTISSITLEDAAINILGGTLQMQATIAPADASVKTVTWSVDDPSVASIDQNGLLKAKADGTVTVTATSLDDPIIKGNCRVKVSGQIKPSNILLVDFGPVGNTDNCKPTASPDDAGNYWTNITDNLSGASIALTDIEGNATAIRFTNLGEFGANPGQLMGPLSVSDRLAELSTGTATMDFFYVENKTTSFEISGLDPEKGYRFTLFGSRITTETRITGYTFHGIGTVSGSLQTSGSDLGGPGNHTNINSTYISPIIYPDPSGHIQLDVKNNSSAYGYLNDLKLEVFENIKVPVEHITVTGHGISTPRGTAQMEAIIDPAGATVKAVSWSVDNPTLATIDSTGLIKALGNGTVQVKATSKDNPYISGILSIQISGQLTVKQAVLIDLGPLGNSNNCKPTESPDNMGYYWNNFTGNNEGDKLDVIDRENSSTGWSIQTTKTFSINPGSLMGPTITSPLLGALNIGTATMDFFFVENNTGTLEFDGLNPLTAYRLNLYGSRLQDEVRKTEFTIEGISTYIDTLQTSGKDLEGAGVNTNISQLITTPILFADSTGKLRVTLRNVASAYGYLNALSLESLDMTIIAPTKISIEGNDINKPGGGEQLKAVITPDNATVQEVYWSVDNPAIARIDGNGYLQAISNGEVTVSAKSRYYGSTTVARKTIQVTHQYQQMYISGSALSDSQDESDYLAMHLLKNADGNSSGIFEIYTRLKNTGDFYFSPENKESSPRYGMGADESFVMRDGPAFSATGDSTVRIRVNMAAGTISVLPIEQITIKGATGEVKLNYSSLGIWSGQVSMDKVINDGNKNFFFQLNQGDDFRIYHVTGTEDKVMVYEDAGQLGYDLDDIQADYNAYNLTLDLNRQTYSIACASLDSKKITIMGSSVAFGFGAVDNHGYNYLYGQLLAKRFDQSRGKNWNLINKAISGNNTLNVLDRWNRDLAMGCGKYVIIGLSLGNEGIHESQDKEATFKQFKENLLKMMALARADNMIPVINNNYTRSDYTSDDYFYIKKMDLFIHQLDAPSMNLLGAIDDGNGHWAADYRYDDLHPNDAGHQEMLYTIVPSLFDALDNGKPLPKRQSSSATQLSNTVTLQQYYFLPEDIVHSFTFSLGVKTKGTGTLAYFSELNHKGVISLDASNGTLIYTSPKGSGIKTSTILNDDKWHTITLTHFYARGATILYVDGVKAGEIDEKLVPSYFYINDLQAPETLSIKDLFFYRAGMSPEAITALQEGKMLKSSLEFYVPLSQGDMSNLAQSTNTLLSKKTPIDKSDKPIPPPQGEEPSDRGVVLYPNPVRTRLQFVGLTNGKSYQLNIYNSEGKQVLHSIIQQGDQLSVSKLSAGKYFVLLTDSESGKKQKFSIIKL, encoded by the coding sequence ATGAAAAAAGTAATGCTATTTATCTGGGGAATCCTTATGGGGTTTTCCATGCTTCAGGCACAGACTAAAACTACTAGTTGGCTTATTGACTTTGGTCCGGTTGGAAATACACAAAACTGCAGACCTACAGCCAGTCCGGATAAAGATGGATTATTCTGGAACAATTTTACCGGCAGTAACAACGGCGCCTCCCTGCCTTTATTAGATAGTAAAGGAGAGCAATCCTCCCTTACAGTAACAACAGTGCAGAGCTTCATCGTCAATGCGGGAGACCTGATGGGTCCTACCGCCGACAACGATCATTTAGACGAGCTGGGAATCGGTACAGCCTCCATGGACTTTTTTTTCGCCCAAAACAGTAAACCTAGTCTGAAGATTACCGGGCTGGACCCTAATCTGGGTTATGTATTTTATTTATATGGAAGCCGCCTCACAGATGAAACGAGGATCACGACCTATACCCTGACAGGTGGCAATGCCTGTACCGGAGACTTGCAGACCTCCGGTAAGGACCTGGAAGGCATCGGTAAAAACGGTAACCTCAATAAGGTATTCAAGACCCCGATGCTTTTTGCAGATCGAAATGGCACCATCCTTTTGGAGATGCAAAATAGGGTTAGTGCTTTTGGTTATCTCAATGCGCTTAAACTGGAGGCTTACCAGGACGCAAAAGTGACGATCAGTTCAATCACCCTGGAAGACGCGGCGATCAATATTCTTGGGGGTACTTTACAAATGCAGGCAACAATTGCCCCAGCGGACGCCTCCGTTAAGACAGTTACCTGGTCTGTGGATGATCCATCAGTTGCCTCTATTGATCAAAATGGCCTACTCAAGGCCAAGGCAGACGGAACGGTTACCGTAACTGCAACCAGCTTGGATGACCCAATCATAAAAGGCAATTGCCGGGTTAAGGTCAGCGGCCAGATAAAACCCAGCAATATCCTATTGGTGGATTTCGGACCCGTCGGTAATACCGATAACTGTAAACCGACAGCCAGCCCGGACGACGCGGGCAATTACTGGACCAATATTACAGATAATCTTTCAGGCGCCAGTATCGCTCTGACGGATATAGAAGGAAATGCCACAGCAATCCGTTTCACGAACCTAGGAGAGTTCGGCGCCAATCCCGGTCAACTTATGGGACCGCTATCCGTTTCGGACCGTCTGGCCGAACTATCCACCGGAACGGCAACAATGGACTTCTTCTATGTAGAGAACAAAACGACTTCTTTCGAGATTTCGGGATTGGATCCTGAAAAAGGATATAGATTTACCTTATTCGGTAGCCGGATAACAACAGAAACAAGGATAACCGGTTATACATTTCACGGCATCGGCACGGTTTCAGGAAGCCTACAGACCTCAGGATCCGATCTGGGTGGCCCCGGCAATCACACCAATATCAACAGTACCTATATTTCACCCATTATATATCCGGATCCAAGTGGCCACATACAATTAGATGTTAAGAACAACTCCAGTGCATACGGATATCTCAATGATCTCAAATTGGAAGTATTCGAAAACATTAAGGTACCAGTTGAGCATATCACTGTCACCGGTCATGGGATTTCGACCCCGAGAGGTACGGCACAAATGGAGGCGATAATAGATCCGGCTGGTGCCACGGTTAAGGCCGTTAGTTGGAGCGTTGATAATCCCACCCTGGCCACCATAGACTCCACAGGCCTTATAAAAGCCCTGGGTAATGGTACCGTTCAGGTGAAGGCCACCAGCAAGGACAATCCCTATATATCCGGTATCCTATCCATTCAGATATCGGGTCAGCTGACAGTTAAGCAAGCTGTACTGATTGATCTGGGCCCCCTGGGTAACAGCAACAATTGTAAACCAACTGAGAGTCCCGATAATATGGGATATTACTGGAACAATTTCACAGGTAATAACGAAGGAGATAAACTAGATGTAATTGATCGTGAAAATAGCAGCACTGGTTGGAGTATCCAGACAACCAAAACCTTCAGTATTAATCCCGGATCCCTGATGGGACCTACAATAACCTCTCCGCTATTAGGCGCCCTTAATATTGGTACCGCCACAATGGACTTCTTCTTTGTGGAGAACAATACCGGAACGCTTGAGTTTGACGGCCTGAACCCACTGACTGCTTATCGATTAAATTTGTACGGGAGCCGCCTGCAGGATGAAGTACGCAAAACGGAATTCACCATAGAGGGAATCAGCACTTATATTGATACCCTTCAAACCTCCGGCAAGGACCTGGAAGGAGCCGGAGTAAATACCAATATCAGTCAGCTGATCACAACCCCCATCCTCTTTGCCGATTCAACGGGCAAACTAAGAGTTACATTAAGGAACGTAGCGAGCGCCTATGGTTACCTGAACGCCTTAAGCCTGGAAAGCCTGGATATGACGATTATTGCTCCGACGAAGATCAGCATCGAGGGAAACGACATCAATAAACCGGGTGGCGGGGAACAACTGAAGGCCGTTATCACACCGGACAATGCGACCGTTCAGGAAGTATACTGGTCCGTAGATAATCCGGCAATTGCCCGGATCGATGGAAATGGCTACCTGCAGGCAATAAGCAATGGCGAGGTAACGGTTAGTGCCAAAAGCAGGTATTATGGATCCACTACTGTTGCGCGCAAAACCATTCAGGTTACGCATCAGTATCAACAAATGTATATTTCCGGATCTGCATTGTCAGACAGCCAGGACGAATCGGATTATCTGGCCATGCACCTGCTTAAAAATGCAGACGGCAATTCAAGTGGCATTTTTGAAATCTATACCCGCCTTAAAAATACCGGTGACTTCTATTTTTCACCGGAAAATAAAGAATCTTCCCCCCGCTATGGAATGGGGGCGGACGAATCTTTTGTAATGAGGGATGGACCAGCATTCTCGGCCACCGGCGACTCAACGGTACGTATACGGGTAAATATGGCTGCCGGTACCATCAGCGTGCTGCCAATCGAACAGATTACCATAAAAGGTGCCACTGGGGAAGTTAAATTAAACTATTCCTCTCTGGGAATATGGTCAGGTCAGGTATCCATGGACAAAGTCATCAATGACGGAAATAAGAACTTCTTCTTTCAGTTGAATCAGGGAGACGATTTTCGGATCTATCATGTCACTGGCACGGAAGATAAAGTAATGGTCTATGAGGATGCAGGGCAACTGGGTTATGATTTAGACGATATCCAGGCCGACTATAATGCCTACAACCTGACATTAGATCTTAACAGACAGACTTATTCCATAGCCTGTGCCAGCCTTGATTCCAAGAAAATAACAATTATGGGGTCTTCCGTAGCCTTCGGCTTTGGCGCCGTGGATAACCACGGTTATAATTACCTGTATGGTCAGTTACTGGCCAAAAGATTTGATCAGTCCAGGGGTAAAAACTGGAATCTTATCAATAAAGCGATCAGTGGCAACAATACCCTCAATGTACTGGACAGATGGAACCGAGATCTGGCGATGGGATGCGGTAAATATGTTATCATCGGCTTATCTCTGGGCAATGAGGGCATTCATGAAAGTCAGGACAAAGAAGCCACATTTAAACAGTTTAAGGAAAACCTGCTGAAAATGATGGCACTAGCCCGGGCAGACAACATGATCCCGGTTATCAATAACAATTACACGCGTTCCGATTATACCTCTGATGATTATTTCTACATCAAAAAAATGGATCTGTTTATCCATCAGCTTGATGCCCCAAGCATGAATCTGCTCGGTGCCATAGATGACGGAAACGGTCATTGGGCAGCAGACTATCGCTATGATGATTTGCATCCTAACGACGCAGGGCATCAAGAGATGCTCTATACCATTGTACCTTCATTATTTGATGCGCTGGATAATGGCAAGCCTCTGCCCAAACGGCAGAGTTCCTCAGCCACTCAGCTCAGCAATACAGTTACCCTGCAGCAATATTACTTCCTGCCAGAAGATATTGTCCATTCCTTTACCTTTAGTTTAGGCGTAAAAACCAAGGGTACTGGTACACTGGCCTATTTTAGTGAACTGAATCATAAAGGAGTCATCAGCTTAGATGCTTCTAACGGCACCCTGATTTATACTTCCCCGAAGGGGTCGGGCATAAAAACAAGCACAATCCTGAACGATGACAAATGGCACACAATTACCCTTACGCATTTTTATGCCCGAGGTGCCACCATTTTATATGTTGACGGCGTAAAAGCAGGCGAGATCGATGAAAAACTAGTACCTTCTTATTTTTACATCAATGATCTCCAGGCACCCGAGACCTTGAGTATTAAAGATCTTTTCTTCTACAGGGCAGGCATGAGTCCGGAGGCTATTACCGCCCTCCAAGAAGGCAAAATGCTTAAATCCAGTCTGGAATTTTATGTACCCTTAAGTCAGGGAGATATGAGCAATCTGGCTCAAAGTACCAATACTTTGCTTAGCAAAAAGACCCCAATAGATAAATCAGACAAACCGATCCCGCCACCGCAGGGAGAAGAACCCTCCGACAGGGGAGTAGTACTTTACCCCAATCCAGTCCGAACCCGCCTGCAATTTGTCGGGCTAACCAATGGCAAAAGCTACCAGCTCAACATATACAATAGTGAAGGCAAGCAGGTTTTGCACTCTATCATTCAACAAGGAGATCAGCTCAGTGTAAGCAAGCTGTCCGCCGGTAAATATTTTGTCCTTCTGACCGACAGCGAGTCGGGTAAAAAACAAAAGTTTAGCATCATTAAGCTATAA
- a CDS encoding ligand-binding sensor domain-containing protein: MQVYMRAGSGKRDLRLTLSQLRRTGDRVCLGYLFCLFIIPLMLFTPHCVKSQIQLLKSARPDQQTQWTRQLQALNFRHYEAEDGLSNNTVICSLQDRLGFMWFGTSDALNRFDGTNFKVFRNDPHRRHSLGSGGITYLFEDRDGGLWVGTSKGGLYFFNVDMDNFYAIDALKEQYVRAIEQDGAGRLWVSAGGKLYTLELPDHTGSHFNKENLTLTKTSQVQYAGTEITSIALQPDSTIWLGTISGELFYVTQNQHRPRLLPSKQLQGGSIERILAVGKDTLLIGTSKKGLVAYNVKQNQFSHPLLHNANGSSEIFVRDILEYKPGQYWVATEEGLFCYQKAYPANGRKERVEQIRKMYGDPYSLSDNALYSICKDREGGVWITSYFSGIDYLANRPMQFEKFYPGPRHHSFTGNVIREITKDRYGHFWIGTEDNGLNEADFKTLRFKNVVPGPKGQAAHTNIHGMLCDGDLLYIGTFEHGIDVMNVKTGEFTDHYLAHDGSGLFSNFINLIYKTSRDSIMVCTSKGIYYFNPSKQYFSRIKALPLEEFYSALTEDQSGRIWVGTHTHGLYYNENGIWKRLKIKQDGKDLLMSTRILFLKADRIGRLWISTESGLYRVTDLKHVQIFDRNHGLPSNTVYTTLTDSLNNTWATTSNGLAKISPDGANISIFNKADGLLNNQFNYQSAYGDTDGYFYFGSLKGLIRFNPYDQEVSHFKPPLYLTDFHIFNQEVPVDSVNSPLKRSIITSSQLELTHKQSTFSFDFAALSYNSPTNLQYAYRIEGLENNWTSLKNDRSIYFTNLPPGNYKLSIRSTNSSGKWMDNQKDINITILPPWWKSRVAYAGYGLLFLGFILLGVTYNNRRHQIRNQRKMTLYSLRKEKELYQSKVDFFTHIAHEIRTPLTLIKGPMEQILKEKDHLPHLEGYIDLMQRNTNRLLSLTKDLLDFRKIESNMTLSLKEMEMGSFLEEFIKPYQAAASDKDIHFLYLPPMETIQVKADEGAMAKMLNNLLDNALKYGEHIIILSMDISTDRKHFIIRIKNDGHLVPEDMQQKIFDPFFRWNRKRQIQGSGIGLFVSKSLAELHGGCLTFSIQEDCYNTFSLLLPVPVI; the protein is encoded by the coding sequence ATGCAGGTGTATATGAGAGCAGGCTCAGGCAAACGCGATCTTCGGCTCACCCTGAGTCAACTAAGGAGAACCGGAGATCGTGTTTGCCTGGGCTATTTGTTTTGCCTGTTTATTATACCCCTTATGCTTTTTACGCCTCACTGTGTCAAATCTCAGATTCAACTACTGAAAAGCGCTCGGCCAGATCAGCAGACACAATGGACACGTCAATTGCAGGCACTTAATTTCCGCCATTACGAAGCTGAAGACGGATTATCAAATAATACCGTGATTTGTAGTCTTCAGGACCGGCTAGGCTTTATGTGGTTTGGCACATCTGATGCACTGAACAGGTTTGACGGCACCAACTTTAAAGTCTTTCGTAATGATCCGCATCGCCGCCACAGTCTCGGCAGCGGCGGTATTACCTATTTATTTGAGGATCGAGACGGCGGGCTCTGGGTAGGAACCAGTAAAGGAGGTTTGTATTTCTTCAATGTAGATATGGATAACTTTTATGCCATAGATGCACTGAAAGAACAGTATGTCCGAGCCATTGAGCAGGATGGGGCCGGCAGGCTGTGGGTGTCCGCCGGTGGCAAACTCTATACCCTGGAACTGCCGGACCATACCGGTAGCCATTTTAATAAAGAAAATTTAACCCTGACAAAAACAAGCCAGGTCCAGTACGCCGGTACCGAAATCACTTCTATCGCGTTGCAGCCTGATAGCACAATCTGGTTAGGCACAATCAGTGGCGAATTATTTTACGTCACCCAAAATCAACATCGGCCCCGGCTACTTCCATCCAAACAATTGCAGGGTGGTTCTATTGAAAGAATATTGGCTGTAGGAAAGGATACATTATTGATCGGTACATCCAAAAAAGGCCTGGTAGCCTACAATGTAAAACAAAATCAGTTTAGTCATCCGCTGTTGCATAATGCTAATGGCAGTTCCGAAATATTTGTCCGGGATATTCTGGAATATAAACCGGGCCAATATTGGGTGGCGACAGAAGAAGGGTTATTCTGTTACCAAAAGGCTTATCCCGCCAATGGCCGGAAAGAAAGAGTAGAACAGATAAGAAAGATGTACGGAGATCCGTACAGTTTATCAGACAATGCCCTATATTCCATTTGCAAGGATAGGGAAGGAGGCGTCTGGATTACCAGCTATTTTAGCGGAATCGATTATCTCGCCAACCGGCCCATGCAATTTGAAAAATTTTATCCGGGTCCGCGCCATCATTCTTTTACCGGTAACGTCATCAGAGAGATTACCAAAGACAGGTATGGGCATTTTTGGATTGGTACCGAAGACAACGGGCTCAATGAAGCCGATTTTAAAACGCTTCGGTTCAAAAATGTTGTGCCGGGTCCTAAAGGACAGGCTGCCCACACTAATATTCATGGAATGCTCTGTGACGGTGATCTGCTCTATATCGGCACCTTTGAGCATGGCATCGATGTCATGAATGTCAAAACCGGAGAATTTACCGATCACTATCTGGCCCATGACGGCAGTGGGTTGTTCAGCAATTTTATTAATCTTATTTACAAGACTTCCCGGGACAGTATCATGGTTTGTACCTCAAAGGGAATTTATTACTTTAATCCTTCAAAACAATATTTTTCGCGTATTAAGGCTCTTCCGCTGGAAGAATTTTATTCGGCACTTACAGAAGATCAGTCAGGCAGGATATGGGTGGGCACACACACTCACGGCTTATACTACAACGAAAACGGCATTTGGAAAAGACTAAAAATAAAGCAGGATGGCAAGGATTTACTGATGTCCACCCGTATATTGTTTCTAAAAGCAGATCGTATAGGCCGGCTCTGGATTTCAACAGAGAGTGGGCTGTACAGGGTTACCGATTTAAAACATGTCCAGATATTTGACCGTAACCATGGCCTTCCCTCCAATACGGTTTACACCACATTGACGGATAGTCTGAATAATACCTGGGCCACTACTTCCAACGGTCTGGCAAAAATTTCTCCTGACGGTGCCAATATTTCCATTTTCAATAAGGCAGACGGCCTGTTGAATAACCAGTTCAATTACCAGTCCGCCTACGGTGACACAGATGGCTATTTTTATTTTGGCAGCCTAAAAGGCTTAATCAGATTTAACCCCTATGACCAGGAAGTGAGTCATTTTAAGCCACCGCTTTATCTGACGGATTTCCATATCTTTAATCAGGAAGTACCGGTAGATTCAGTCAATTCACCGCTCAAAAGATCCATTATTACCAGCAGCCAGCTGGAGCTGACACATAAACAGTCTACCTTTAGTTTTGACTTTGCCGCATTAAGTTATAATTCGCCGACCAACCTGCAATATGCCTACCGGATCGAAGGCCTGGAAAATAACTGGACATCATTAAAGAACGACCGGAGTATCTATTTTACAAATCTGCCGCCGGGGAACTATAAATTATCTATTCGTTCCACTAATAGTTCGGGAAAATGGATGGATAATCAGAAAGATATCAATATTACCATTTTGCCTCCCTGGTGGAAATCTCGTGTAGCCTATGCAGGATACGGACTATTATTTCTAGGGTTTATTCTTTTGGGTGTAACCTACAACAATCGCAGGCATCAGATTCGAAATCAGCGTAAAATGACTTTATACTCTTTAAGAAAAGAAAAAGAGCTGTATCAGTCCAAAGTGGATTTTTTTACCCATATCGCCCATGAAATCAGGACGCCTCTTACTCTGATCAAAGGACCCATGGAGCAAATATTAAAAGAAAAAGATCATCTGCCCCATCTGGAAGGATATATCGATTTGATGCAGCGCAATACCAATCGTTTGCTTTCGCTCACCAAGGACTTACTCGATTTCAGAAAAATCGAGTCCAACATGACGCTGAGTTTAAAGGAAATGGAAATGGGCAGCTTCTTGGAAGAGTTCATAAAACCATATCAAGCCGCTGCTTCGGATAAGGATATCCATTTTCTCTATTTGCCGCCCATGGAAACGATACAGGTTAAAGCCGATGAGGGCGCTATGGCTAAAATGCTGAACAATCTACTGGATAATGCATTAAAATACGGCGAACATATCATTATACTCAGCATGGATATTTCCACTGACAGAAAGCATTTTATTATCCGTATCAAAAATGACGGACATCTCGTTCCGGAGGATATGCAGCAAAAAATATTTGATCCATTTTTCAGATGGAACCGAAAAAGGCAGATCCAGGGATCGGGTATAGGTTTATTTGTCTCAAAGTCGCTCGCTGAATTACACGGAGGCTGTCTCACCTTTTCCATCCAGGAAGACTGTTATAACACTTTTTCTCTTTTATTACCCGTTCCCGTAATTTAA
- a CDS encoding response regulator transcription factor, with translation MTAIQFEQDNPAILLVDDQEDILLFLNSLLQSQYRIHTAYDGKEACEILKSKGIHLVISDVMMPEMDGFELCDWMKSHAELSHIPLILLTAKDTMQSKIEGLKIGADAYIEKPFSAEHLKVQIENLLKNRTQLQAFYTKSPLAHLSADAGQKASEPFLEDIKSIIFDNLDNPDLDVVFLAGKMHVSRPTLYRKIKTFFHLSPNEMIHLLRLNKAAELIAEDRYRFSEIAEMVGYHSLGQFGRNFSKQFNMTPSEFLDKIRRNR, from the coding sequence ATGACCGCCATCCAATTCGAACAGGACAACCCGGCTATTTTACTGGTGGACGATCAAGAAGACATTCTTCTATTCCTGAACAGTCTTTTGCAATCACAATACAGGATTCATACCGCCTACGATGGAAAAGAAGCATGTGAAATCCTGAAATCCAAGGGTATTCACTTGGTCATCAGTGATGTTATGATGCCCGAAATGGATGGGTTTGAGCTATGCGACTGGATGAAATCACATGCTGAGCTATCACACATCCCTCTGATATTACTCACCGCTAAAGACACCATGCAATCCAAAATTGAAGGGTTGAAAATCGGTGCAGATGCTTACATTGAGAAACCTTTTTCCGCAGAACACCTGAAAGTACAAATTGAAAACCTGCTGAAAAACAGAACCCAACTACAGGCTTTTTACACAAAGTCACCGCTAGCGCATTTAAGTGCCGATGCCGGCCAGAAAGCCAGTGAGCCGTTTCTTGAAGATATAAAGTCTATTATTTTTGACAATCTGGATAACCCGGATTTAGACGTTGTTTTTTTGGCGGGAAAAATGCATGTTAGCCGACCCACCCTCTACAGAAAAATTAAAACCTTTTTCCACCTTTCTCCCAATGAAATGATTCACTTGCTTCGGTTAAACAAAGCAGCCGAACTCATTGCAGAGGACCGGTACCGCTTCAGCGAAATTGCTGAAATGGTTGGTTATCATTCATTGGGGCAGTTTGGCCGTAATTTTTCAAAACAATTCAATATGACTCCTTCGGAGTTTCTGGACAAAATAAGGCGTAATAGGTAA